One Leifsonia shinshuensis DNA window includes the following coding sequences:
- a CDS encoding MinD/ParA family ATP-binding protein: protein MADKPEEPERGDLVPRDGETRFTPSPLEIDTKLSIAVDLPPAPPQEVPEDEAAVAIDDVPVDPGFVASPTEPTTTSVAIVASRLATGPTPTQKDAPADDVVPLPGHDTHDAYAQSRRDRLRGEHSPQPEPAAMLTADRLLEVNRKTRPGPEGPWQRFVYNTTFRTVNLGDSAKVRARKELDHRIQKQFEGGTRFVPVLTRKGGVGKTTITTLLGMALADAREDRIIAVDANPDRGTLSERVPKQTRATVRDVVHKAASIGGFTDFSALVSRDETRLDILASDTDPLLSEAFDENDYNVVADLAARFYSIVLTDCGTGIVHSVMRATLQRADEIVIVSGGSVDEARLASETLTWLEANGYTDLVRNAVVALNTATHATNLVKLEEIESHFRSRVREIVRIPYDPQLAAGSVVNWKDLKPLTKLSARALAALVVEGLPAERA, encoded by the coding sequence GTGGCAGACAAGCCGGAGGAGCCGGAGCGCGGCGACCTCGTGCCGCGGGACGGGGAGACGAGGTTCACACCGTCCCCGCTCGAGATCGACACGAAGCTGAGCATCGCCGTCGACCTGCCTCCCGCGCCGCCCCAGGAGGTCCCGGAGGACGAGGCCGCCGTCGCGATCGACGACGTCCCGGTCGACCCGGGCTTCGTCGCGTCGCCGACCGAGCCGACCACGACCTCCGTCGCGATCGTCGCCTCGCGGCTGGCGACCGGCCCGACGCCGACGCAGAAGGACGCGCCGGCCGACGACGTCGTGCCGCTGCCCGGCCACGACACGCACGACGCGTACGCCCAATCGCGTCGCGACCGGCTGCGCGGCGAGCACTCGCCGCAGCCCGAGCCCGCGGCGATGCTGACCGCCGACCGCCTGCTGGAGGTCAACCGCAAGACGCGCCCCGGCCCCGAGGGTCCGTGGCAGCGCTTCGTCTACAACACGACCTTCCGCACGGTGAACCTCGGCGACTCCGCCAAGGTCCGCGCCCGCAAGGAGCTCGACCACCGCATCCAGAAGCAGTTCGAGGGCGGCACCCGGTTCGTCCCGGTGCTCACCCGCAAGGGCGGCGTCGGCAAGACCACCATCACGACGCTGCTCGGAATGGCGCTGGCCGACGCGCGCGAGGACCGCATCATCGCGGTCGACGCCAACCCCGACCGCGGCACGCTGTCCGAGCGCGTCCCCAAGCAGACCCGCGCGACCGTGCGCGATGTGGTGCACAAGGCGGCGAGCATCGGCGGCTTCACCGATTTCTCCGCGCTGGTGTCCCGCGACGAGACCCGGCTCGACATCCTCGCGTCGGACACCGACCCGCTGCTGTCGGAGGCCTTCGACGAGAACGACTACAACGTGGTCGCGGACCTCGCAGCCCGGTTCTACTCGATCGTGCTGACCGACTGCGGCACCGGCATCGTCCACTCGGTCATGCGGGCGACCCTGCAGCGCGCCGACGAGATCGTGATCGTCTCCGGCGGCAGCGTGGACGAGGCGCGGCTGGCCTCCGAGACGCTGACCTGGCTGGAGGCGAACGGCTACACGGACCTGGTCCGCAACGCCGTCGTCGCCCTCAACACCGCGACCCACGCGACCAACCTGGTGAAGCTCGAGGAGATCGAGTCGCACTTCCGCTCGCGCGTGCGCGAGATCGTCCGCATCCCGTACGACCCGCAGCTCGCCGCCGGCTCCGTGGTCAACTGGAAGGACCTCAAGCCCCTGACCAAGCTGTCCGCCCGGGCGCTCGCCGCGCTCGTGGTGGAGGGCCTGCCCGCCGAGCGCGCCTGA
- the def gene encoding peptide deformylase has translation MTERQIRLFGDPVLKTPSAPVGDIDEGVRGLVEDLIDSVIPPGRAGVAAPQIGVGLRAFSYNVDGEVGYIINPELVEVSGEPELVDEGCLSVPGLWFKTARYPFARVRGIDLDGNEIELSGTGVMAQALQHETDHLDGKLYLDRLDKDTRREAMRQVRESDWF, from the coding sequence GTGACCGAACGTCAGATCCGCCTGTTCGGCGACCCCGTCCTGAAGACCCCGTCCGCGCCCGTCGGCGACATCGACGAGGGCGTCCGCGGCCTGGTCGAGGACCTGATCGACAGCGTGATCCCGCCGGGGCGCGCGGGCGTCGCTGCCCCGCAGATCGGCGTCGGCCTCCGGGCGTTCAGCTACAACGTCGACGGTGAGGTCGGCTACATCATCAATCCAGAGCTCGTGGAGGTCTCCGGCGAGCCCGAGCTGGTCGACGAGGGCTGCCTCTCGGTGCCCGGCTTGTGGTTCAAGACGGCGCGCTACCCGTTCGCGCGGGTGCGCGGCATCGACCTGGACGGCAACGAGATCGAGCTCTCCGGCACCGGCGTGATGGCGCAGGCGCTGCAGCACGAGACCGACCACCTGGACGGCAAGCTCTACCTCGACCGCCTCGACAAGGACACCCGCCGCGAGGCGATGCGCCAGGTGCGGGAGAGCGACTGGTTCTGA
- a CDS encoding AMP-dependent synthetase/ligase yields MNQFETPAVVPADPEANATDLLVQRVAATPDAALFSIPDGDGWRDVTAAEFHRQVVALAKGLVAAGIQPGDMIGLMCKTRYEWTLIDFATWFAGAVLVPIYETSSPAQVQWNMSDSGAKAVILETAEMFSRFDEVHADLPLIQDVWQLHLGDLDKLVAAGVDVPDAEIERRRNLARGEDIGTLIYTSGSTGRPKGCVLTHSNFVELSRNSAEALKEVVMQPGGASTLLFITTAHVFARFIAALCVTAGVKVGHQADTKQLLPALASFKPTFLLAVPRVFEKVYNSAEQKAEAGGRGKIFRAAAEVAVEHSKAVEAGSVPFGLKLKFALYDRLVFSKLRAAMGGRVKYAVSGSAPLGAHLGHFFHSLGIKILEGYGLTETTAPATVNRPDMFKIGTVGPALPGVDLRLAADGEVQVRGVNVFKEYWKNPEATAAAFDDGWFRTGDLGSFDDDGYLTITGRKKEIIVTAGGKNVSPAVLEDPIRANPLVGQVIVVGDQKPFIAALVTLDTEMLPTWLANNGEDKDMTLAEASVNPAVNAEIQRAIDAANQGVSRAESIRKFVILATELTEASGHLTPKLSIKRNVILADFADVIDGVYSGNPSTQGISLAH; encoded by the coding sequence GTGAACCAGTTCGAAACCCCCGCCGTCGTCCCCGCCGACCCGGAGGCCAACGCGACGGACCTGCTCGTGCAGCGGGTCGCAGCGACTCCGGATGCCGCGCTGTTCAGCATCCCGGACGGAGACGGCTGGCGGGATGTGACCGCCGCGGAGTTCCACCGCCAGGTCGTCGCGCTCGCCAAGGGCCTGGTCGCCGCCGGCATCCAGCCGGGCGACATGATCGGCCTGATGTGCAAGACCCGCTACGAGTGGACGCTGATCGACTTCGCCACCTGGTTCGCCGGGGCCGTGCTCGTGCCGATCTACGAGACGTCGTCGCCCGCGCAGGTGCAGTGGAACATGTCCGACTCCGGCGCGAAGGCCGTCATCCTGGAGACCGCGGAGATGTTCTCCCGGTTCGACGAGGTGCACGCCGACCTCCCCCTCATCCAGGACGTCTGGCAGCTTCACCTGGGCGACCTCGACAAGCTCGTCGCCGCCGGTGTGGACGTGCCGGACGCCGAGATCGAGCGCCGCAGGAACCTGGCCCGCGGCGAGGACATCGGCACCCTGATCTACACCTCCGGCTCGACCGGCCGCCCCAAGGGCTGCGTGCTCACGCACTCCAACTTCGTCGAGCTGTCTCGCAACTCCGCCGAGGCGCTGAAGGAGGTCGTGATGCAGCCGGGCGGCGCCTCCACGCTGCTCTTCATCACGACCGCCCACGTCTTCGCCCGCTTCATCGCCGCGCTGTGCGTCACCGCCGGCGTGAAGGTCGGCCACCAGGCGGACACCAAGCAGCTGCTGCCGGCGCTGGCGAGCTTCAAGCCGACCTTCCTGCTGGCGGTGCCGCGCGTGTTCGAGAAGGTCTACAACTCGGCCGAGCAGAAGGCGGAGGCCGGCGGCCGCGGCAAGATCTTCCGCGCCGCCGCCGAGGTGGCTGTCGAGCACTCGAAGGCCGTCGAGGCCGGCTCGGTGCCGTTCGGGCTCAAGCTGAAGTTCGCCCTCTACGACCGGCTGGTGTTCTCCAAGCTGCGCGCAGCGATGGGCGGCCGCGTGAAGTACGCCGTCTCGGGCTCGGCGCCGCTCGGCGCGCACCTCGGCCACTTCTTCCACAGCCTCGGCATCAAGATCCTGGAGGGCTACGGCCTGACCGAGACCACGGCGCCGGCGACGGTCAACCGTCCCGACATGTTCAAGATCGGCACCGTCGGCCCTGCCCTCCCCGGCGTCGACCTGCGGCTCGCCGCCGACGGCGAAGTCCAGGTCAGGGGCGTCAACGTCTTCAAGGAGTATTGGAAGAACCCGGAGGCCACCGCCGCGGCGTTCGACGACGGCTGGTTCCGCACCGGCGACCTCGGCTCGTTCGATGACGACGGCTACCTGACCATCACGGGCCGCAAGAAGGAGATCATCGTCACCGCGGGCGGCAAGAACGTCTCCCCCGCCGTGCTGGAGGACCCGATCCGAGCGAACCCGCTGGTCGGCCAGGTGATCGTGGTCGGCGACCAGAAGCCTTTCATCGCGGCACTGGTGACCCTCGACACCGAGATGCTGCCGACCTGGCTGGCGAACAACGGCGAGGACAAGGACATGACCCTCGCCGAGGCGTCGGTGAACCCGGCGGTGAACGCCGAGATCCAGCGCGCGATCGACGCGGCCAACCAGGGCGTCTCCCGCGCCGAGAGCATCCGCAAGTTCGTCATCCTCGCCACGGAGCTGACGGAGGCCAGCGGCCACCTCACTCCGAAGCTCAGCATCAAGCGCAACGTGATCCTCGCCGACTTCGCCGACGTGATCGACGGCGTCTACAGCGGCAACCCGAGCACGCAGGGGATCTCGCTGGCGCACTAG
- a CDS encoding ParA family protein — translation MAVVHVLSVSSLKGGVGKTTVTLGLASAAFAKGLRTLVVDLDPQSDVSTGMDIQVAGHLNVADVLASPKEKIVRAAIAPSGWTRGRPGKVDVMIGSPSAINFDGPHPSIRDIWKLEEALANVEHDYDLVLIDCAPSLNALTRTAWAASDRVAVVTEPGLFSVAAADRALRAIEEIRRGLSPRLQPLGIIVNRARVQSLEHQFRIKELRDMFGPLVLSPQLPERTSLQQAQGAAKPLHVWPGESAQEMAHNFDMLLERVLRTAKIGEYAVAGN, via the coding sequence GTGGCTGTCGTGCACGTACTCAGCGTTAGTTCCCTCAAGGGCGGTGTCGGAAAGACCACGGTGACACTTGGTCTGGCCTCGGCGGCGTTCGCGAAAGGGCTCCGTACGCTGGTCGTCGACCTCGACCCGCAGTCCGACGTCTCGACCGGCATGGACATCCAGGTCGCCGGTCATCTGAACGTCGCGGACGTGCTCGCGTCCCCCAAGGAGAAGATCGTCCGCGCGGCGATCGCGCCCTCCGGCTGGACGAGGGGACGCCCGGGCAAGGTCGACGTCATGATCGGGAGCCCGTCGGCGATCAACTTCGACGGCCCGCACCCGAGCATCCGCGACATCTGGAAGCTCGAGGAGGCGCTGGCCAACGTCGAGCACGACTACGACCTCGTCCTGATCGACTGCGCCCCGTCGCTCAACGCGCTCACCCGCACCGCCTGGGCGGCCAGCGACCGCGTGGCCGTCGTGACCGAGCCCGGCCTGTTCTCGGTGGCCGCGGCCGACCGCGCGCTGCGCGCGATCGAGGAGATCCGCCGCGGCCTCTCGCCGCGCCTCCAGCCGCTCGGCATCATCGTGAACCGCGCCCGCGTGCAGTCGCTGGAGCACCAGTTCCGCATCAAGGAGCTGCGCGACATGTTCGGCCCGCTGGTGCTCTCGCCCCAGCTGCCCGAGCGCACCTCGCTGCAGCAGGCCCAGGGCGCTGCGAAGCCGCTGCACGTCTGGCCGGGCGAGAGCGCCCAGGAGATGGCGCACAACTTCGACATGCTGCTGGAGCGCGTGCTCCGCACCGCGAAGATCGGCGAGTACGCGGTCGCGGGCAACTAG
- a CDS encoding NAD-dependent epimerase/dehydratase family protein, protein MDIAVTGGSGKLGRTVVRELRAAGHTVVNLDATGERGSGFVRVDLTDYGQTVDAILGVNDLHDGFDAIVHLAAIPAPGILSDVATFHNNIRVTYNVFQAARRAGIKNVVYASSETVLGLPFDVPPPYIPVDEDYPARPESTYSLVKHLEEQMAIELTRWDPSLKIVALRFSNVMEPADYAAFPSYDADARARKWNLWGYIDARDGAQAIQKALEWDTTGFDRFIIAAADTVMSRPNAELVAEVFPGVPLKRDDLDNTETLLSIDKARRVLGYDPQHSWRDEV, encoded by the coding sequence ATGGACATCGCAGTCACCGGAGGATCGGGCAAGCTCGGACGCACAGTCGTCCGCGAACTACGCGCGGCGGGTCACACCGTCGTCAACCTGGACGCGACAGGGGAGCGCGGCAGCGGCTTCGTGCGCGTCGACCTGACCGACTACGGCCAGACGGTGGACGCGATCCTCGGGGTGAACGACCTGCACGACGGCTTCGACGCGATCGTGCACCTCGCCGCCATCCCGGCGCCGGGCATCCTCAGCGACGTCGCCACGTTCCACAACAACATCCGCGTCACGTACAACGTCTTCCAGGCCGCGCGCCGGGCCGGCATCAAGAACGTCGTCTACGCGTCCAGCGAGACCGTGCTCGGTCTCCCGTTCGACGTGCCGCCGCCCTACATCCCGGTCGACGAGGACTACCCGGCGCGCCCGGAGTCGACCTACTCGCTGGTCAAGCACCTCGAGGAGCAGATGGCGATCGAGCTGACCCGCTGGGACCCGTCGCTGAAGATCGTTGCGCTGCGCTTCTCCAACGTGATGGAGCCGGCCGACTACGCCGCCTTCCCGTCGTACGACGCGGACGCGCGGGCGCGCAAGTGGAACCTGTGGGGCTACATCGACGCCCGCGACGGCGCCCAGGCCATCCAGAAGGCCCTGGAGTGGGACACGACCGGCTTCGACCGCTTCATCATCGCGGCGGCGGACACCGTGATGAGCCGCCCGAACGCCGAGCTGGTCGCCGAGGTCTTCCCGGGCGTCCCGCTGAAGCGCGACGACCTCGACAACACCGAGACCCTGCTGTCGATCGACAAGGCGCGCCGGGTGCTGGGGTACGACCCCCAGCACTCCTGGCGCGACGAGGTGTAG
- a CDS encoding MerR family transcriptional regulator codes for MSELSRDNDAARYDLGLLFTDGLPEMDDANGYRGAVAARAAGISYRQLDYWARTGLVEPTVRGAAGSGSQRLYGFRDILVLKLVKRLLDTGISLQQIRTAVNQLREAGVNDLAQTTLMSDGASVYLCTSNDEVIDLVSRGQGVFGIAVGKVLREVESSLVELDTAGDDLDELAARRAAKSKAS; via the coding sequence ATGAGCGAACTGAGTCGTGACAACGACGCCGCCCGGTACGACCTGGGCCTGTTGTTCACCGACGGCCTGCCCGAGATGGACGACGCCAACGGCTACCGCGGCGCTGTCGCGGCCCGCGCGGCCGGCATCTCCTACCGCCAGCTCGACTACTGGGCCCGCACCGGGCTCGTGGAGCCCACGGTCCGCGGTGCGGCCGGCTCCGGCTCGCAGCGCCTGTACGGCTTCCGCGACATCCTCGTGCTCAAGCTGGTCAAGCGCCTCCTCGACACCGGCATCTCGCTCCAGCAGATCCGCACCGCGGTCAACCAGCTCCGCGAGGCGGGCGTCAACGACCTGGCGCAGACCACGCTGATGAGCGACGGCGCGAGCGTCTACCTGTGCACGTCCAACGACGAGGTCATCGACCTGGTCAGCCGCGGCCAGGGCGTCTTCGGCATCGCCGTCGGCAAGGTCCTCCGCGAGGTCGAGTCCTCCCTCGTCGAGCTCGACACGGCCGGCGACGACCTCGACGAGCTGGCGGCCCGCCGGGCTGCGAAGTCCAAGGCCTCCTGA
- a CDS encoding endonuclease domain-containing protein, whose protein sequence is MRTPHPLPAALTGVAFTPSDARRAGVSASRLRARDLHNPFHGIHLSVAPESLRERCHAYLPLLAEGAYFSHRTGAALLGVPMPTAADDEPLHVSVEFPRSPPRGRGVVGHSLGSLAGGIVDGLPVSSAAHLWCQLSGMLSREDLVAAGDYLVGARRRPAVAALDELVVAADELQRTKGARARAWALPRIRPGTDSRPETLLRLFLEARGYRGLEVNVPVKVGRRRPELHPDLSIPDRRLAFEYEGDGHRVDRRQWHVDIERRDLLESHGWRVVRVTAHDLFGDRESFAQRLNRFVPNVAFGGAKGDIRHESWGG, encoded by the coding sequence ATGCGAACACCACATCCGCTTCCGGCTGCGCTGACCGGCGTCGCCTTCACCCCATCGGACGCACGCCGCGCGGGGGTGAGCGCGTCTCGCCTGCGCGCCCGAGACCTTCACAATCCGTTCCACGGCATCCATCTGTCGGTGGCGCCGGAATCGCTTCGGGAACGGTGCCATGCGTACCTTCCGCTCCTGGCTGAGGGCGCGTACTTCAGCCATCGGACCGGTGCGGCGCTTCTCGGCGTGCCGATGCCGACCGCTGCGGACGACGAGCCGCTCCACGTGTCCGTGGAGTTCCCGCGATCTCCGCCGCGCGGCCGCGGGGTGGTGGGGCACAGCCTGGGGAGCCTGGCGGGTGGGATCGTCGACGGCCTCCCGGTCAGTTCGGCGGCGCACCTCTGGTGCCAGCTTTCCGGAATGCTCTCCCGCGAGGATCTCGTGGCGGCGGGGGACTATCTGGTCGGCGCGCGCAGGCGACCGGCTGTCGCCGCTCTCGATGAACTCGTCGTCGCGGCGGACGAGCTGCAACGCACCAAGGGTGCACGTGCACGCGCTTGGGCGCTGCCCCGGATTCGCCCGGGCACGGATTCGCGGCCCGAGACGCTGTTGCGTCTGTTCCTGGAGGCTCGAGGCTACCGCGGACTCGAGGTCAACGTCCCGGTCAAGGTGGGGCGCCGGCGTCCGGAGCTGCACCCGGACCTCTCCATCCCGGACCGGAGGCTTGCCTTCGAATACGAAGGCGACGGGCACCGCGTGGACCGCCGGCAGTGGCACGTGGACATCGAGCGGCGCGACCTCCTCGAGTCGCACGGCTGGCGCGTCGTCCGGGTGACCGCGCACGATCTGTTCGGCGACCGTGAATCGTTCGCCCAACGCCTCAACCGATTCGTGCCGAATGTCGCCTTTGGCGGCGCCAAAGGCGACATTCGGCACGAATCGTGGGGCGGCTAG
- a CDS encoding pyruvate carboxylase, whose protein sequence is MFRKILVANRGEIAIRAFRAAYELGAATVAVFPYEDRNSMHRLKADEAYQIGEPGHPVRAYLDVQEIIRVAQESGADAIYPGYGFLSENPELAEAARAAGIAFIGPRAEVLEMAGNKVTAKEHAIAAGVPVLKSTPPSRDIEELLAGADAIGFPIFAKAVAGGGGRGMRRVARKEDLRAALEEAMREADSAFGDPTMFLEQAVLRPRHIEVQILADGQGDTIHLFERDCSVQRRHQKVVEIAPAPNLSDEIRQSLYRDAIAFAKSIGYENAGTVEFLLDTAGDRAGEHVFIEMNPRIQVEHTVTEEITDVDLVQSQIRIAAGETLADLGLSQDSVQMRGAALQCRITTEDPTAGFRPDTGKITTYRSPGGAGIRLDGGTINPGAQISPHFDSMLAKLITRGRDFPAAVLRARRALAEFRVRGVATNIPFLQAVMEDPDFIAGNVSTSFIEERPELFKGRESKDRGTKVLNWLADVTVNQPNGPRPEVADPVEKLPHLDLSVPAPAGSRQKLLELGPKGFADALRAQTALAVTETTFRDAHQSLLATRVRTKDLLAVAPYVARLTPELLSVEAWGGATYDVALRFLGEDPWERLAALREALPNINIQMLLRGRNTVGYTPYPTQVTDAFVREAAATGVDIFRIFDALNDVSQMRPAIESVLATGSSIAEVAVCYTADLLDPAEELYTLDYYLRLAEQIVESGAHILAIKDMAGLLRPAAAEKLVGAFRERFDLPVHVHTHDTPGGQLATLLAASRAGADAVDVASAPMAGTTSQPSASALVAALAHTERDTGISLSAVEDLEPYWEAVRQVYRPFESGLPGPTGRVYKHEIPGGQLSNLRQQAKALGLAEDFELVEDMYAAANRILGRIPKVTPSSKVVGDLALHLAAVRADPDDFAENPQNYDIPDSVVGFMAGELGELPGGWPEPFRTKVLAGKTVKVGVEDLSAADAQALEGSSAERRSTLNRLLFPGPTRIQEQMRELFGDLSVVDSVDYLYGLASGEEHVIEFSKGVRLYIGLEAIGEADEKGMRTVMTTLNGQLRPVFVRDRGIVVETKAAEKADSAKPGQVAAPFSGVVTLQVVPGDVVSAGQAVASIEAMKMEAAITAPIAGTIERLAIPKTQQVDAGDLLVVITPA, encoded by the coding sequence ATGTTCCGTAAGATCCTCGTTGCCAACCGCGGTGAAATCGCCATCAGGGCCTTCCGCGCCGCCTACGAACTGGGCGCCGCCACGGTCGCCGTCTTCCCCTACGAAGACCGCAACTCGATGCACCGGCTGAAGGCGGACGAGGCCTACCAGATCGGGGAGCCGGGCCACCCGGTGCGCGCCTACCTGGATGTCCAGGAGATCATCAGGGTCGCCCAGGAGTCCGGCGCCGACGCGATCTACCCGGGCTACGGCTTCCTCTCCGAGAACCCGGAGCTCGCCGAGGCCGCCCGAGCCGCGGGCATCGCGTTCATCGGCCCGCGCGCCGAAGTGCTCGAGATGGCCGGCAACAAGGTGACGGCGAAGGAGCACGCGATCGCCGCGGGCGTCCCCGTCCTCAAGTCCACTCCGCCGTCGCGCGACATCGAGGAGCTGCTGGCCGGCGCCGACGCCATCGGCTTCCCGATCTTCGCCAAGGCGGTCGCCGGCGGCGGCGGCCGCGGCATGCGCCGGGTCGCCCGCAAGGAGGACCTGCGCGCGGCGCTCGAGGAGGCCATGCGCGAAGCCGACAGCGCGTTCGGCGACCCGACCATGTTCCTGGAGCAGGCCGTCCTGCGGCCCCGCCACATCGAGGTGCAGATCCTCGCGGACGGCCAGGGCGACACCATCCACCTGTTCGAGCGCGACTGCTCGGTGCAGCGCCGCCACCAGAAGGTGGTCGAGATCGCGCCGGCTCCGAACCTGTCGGACGAGATCCGCCAGTCGCTCTACCGCGACGCCATCGCCTTCGCGAAGTCGATCGGCTACGAGAACGCGGGAACGGTCGAGTTCCTCCTCGACACCGCGGGCGACCGTGCGGGTGAGCACGTCTTCATCGAGATGAACCCGCGCATCCAGGTGGAGCACACGGTCACCGAGGAGATCACCGACGTCGACCTGGTGCAGTCGCAGATCCGCATCGCGGCGGGGGAGACCCTCGCCGACCTCGGCCTCAGCCAGGACTCGGTGCAGATGCGCGGCGCCGCCCTCCAGTGCCGCATCACCACCGAGGACCCGACCGCCGGCTTCCGCCCCGACACCGGCAAGATCACGACCTACCGCTCGCCGGGCGGCGCCGGCATCCGCCTGGACGGCGGCACGATCAACCCGGGCGCCCAGATCAGCCCGCACTTCGACTCGATGCTGGCCAAGCTCATCACGCGCGGCCGCGACTTCCCGGCCGCTGTGCTGCGCGCGCGGCGCGCGCTGGCCGAGTTCCGCGTCCGCGGCGTCGCCACGAACATCCCGTTCCTGCAGGCGGTCATGGAGGACCCGGACTTCATCGCCGGAAACGTCTCCACCTCCTTCATCGAGGAGCGGCCGGAGCTGTTCAAGGGCCGGGAGTCCAAGGACCGCGGCACCAAGGTGCTCAACTGGCTGGCCGACGTGACCGTCAACCAGCCGAACGGCCCGCGCCCCGAGGTCGCCGACCCGGTGGAGAAGCTCCCGCACCTCGACCTGAGCGTCCCCGCTCCGGCCGGCTCGCGGCAGAAGCTCCTCGAGCTCGGCCCGAAGGGCTTCGCCGACGCGCTGCGCGCCCAGACCGCCCTCGCGGTCACTGAGACCACCTTCCGCGACGCGCACCAGTCGCTGCTCGCGACGCGCGTGCGCACCAAGGACCTCCTCGCCGTCGCGCCCTACGTCGCCCGGCTCACCCCCGAGCTGCTCTCGGTGGAGGCCTGGGGAGGCGCGACCTACGACGTCGCGCTGCGCTTCCTGGGCGAGGACCCGTGGGAGCGGCTCGCCGCCCTGCGCGAGGCGCTGCCGAACATCAACATCCAGATGCTGCTGCGCGGCCGCAACACGGTCGGCTACACGCCGTACCCGACGCAGGTGACCGACGCGTTCGTGCGCGAGGCCGCCGCGACCGGTGTGGACATCTTCCGCATCTTCGACGCCCTCAACGACGTGTCGCAGATGCGCCCCGCCATCGAGTCGGTGCTCGCCACCGGCAGCTCCATCGCGGAGGTCGCGGTCTGCTATACCGCCGACCTGCTCGACCCGGCCGAGGAGCTCTACACCCTCGACTACTACCTGCGCCTCGCGGAGCAGATCGTGGAGTCCGGCGCGCACATCCTCGCGATCAAGGACATGGCCGGTCTGCTGCGCCCGGCCGCCGCCGAGAAGCTGGTTGGCGCGTTCCGCGAGCGGTTCGACCTCCCGGTCCACGTGCACACCCACGACACCCCGGGTGGCCAGCTCGCGACGCTGCTCGCGGCCTCGCGCGCGGGCGCCGACGCGGTCGACGTGGCAAGCGCCCCGATGGCGGGCACCACCAGCCAGCCGAGCGCCTCCGCCCTCGTCGCTGCCCTGGCCCACACCGAGCGCGACACCGGCATCTCGCTGAGCGCGGTCGAGGACCTCGAGCCGTACTGGGAGGCCGTGCGCCAGGTCTACCGCCCGTTCGAGTCGGGCCTGCCCGGCCCCACGGGACGCGTGTACAAGCACGAGATCCCCGGAGGCCAGCTCTCCAACCTGCGCCAGCAGGCCAAGGCGCTGGGCCTCGCGGAGGACTTCGAGCTGGTCGAGGACATGTACGCCGCGGCCAACCGGATCCTGGGCCGCATCCCCAAGGTCACGCCGTCCTCCAAGGTCGTCGGCGACCTCGCCCTGCACCTGGCGGCGGTCCGCGCCGACCCGGACGACTTCGCCGAGAACCCCCAGAACTACGACATCCCGGACTCGGTCGTCGGCTTCATGGCCGGCGAGCTGGGCGAGCTCCCGGGCGGCTGGCCGGAGCCGTTCCGCACCAAGGTGCTCGCGGGCAAGACCGTCAAGGTCGGGGTCGAAGACCTCTCCGCCGCCGACGCGCAGGCTCTGGAAGGCTCCAGCGCCGAGCGCCGGTCGACGCTCAACCGGCTGCTCTTCCCCGGCCCGACCCGCATCCAGGAGCAGATGCGCGAGCTGTTCGGCGACCTCTCGGTGGTCGACTCGGTGGACTACCTCTACGGACTGGCGTCCGGCGAGGAGCACGTCATCGAGTTCAGCAAGGGCGTGCGGCTCTACATCGGGCTGGAGGCCATCGGCGAGGCCGACGAGAAGGGCATGCGCACCGTCATGACCACGCTCAACGGCCAGCTCCGGCCGGTGTTCGTGCGCGACCGCGGCATCGTGGTCGAGACGAAGGCCGCCGAGAAGGCCGACTCCGCGAAGCCCGGCCAGGTGGCCGCGCCGTTCTCGGGTGTGGTGACCCTGCAGGTGGTTCCCGGCGACGTCGTCTCCGCGGGCCAGGCCGTCGCGTCGATCGAGGCCATGAAGATGGAGGCCGCGATCACGGCGCCCATCGCCGGCACGATCGAGCGCCTCGCCATCCCGAAGACCCAGCAGGTGGACGCCGGCGACCTCCTGGTCGTCATCACGCCCGCCTGA